A window of the Microbacterium sp. LWH13-1.2 genome harbors these coding sequences:
- the gyrB gene encoding DNA topoisomerase (ATP-hydrolyzing) subunit B, with translation MTPESPADETESTTGETPGTENKISPKVKQPGEYGADSIQILEGLEAVRKRPGMYIGSTGPRGLHHLVYEIVDNSVDEALAGYADTIFVTLLEDGGVRVIDNGRGIPVDPHSSDPTKSTVEVVLTILHAGGKFGGGAYAVSGGLHGVGSSVVNALSTRFDVEVKQKGFVWRHSFADGGAPQQQLEKGEPTDETGTAITFWPDAEIFTETTDFDYDTLRTRFQQMAFLNKGLRIELSDERPASAYEVEVEGQATLTQPNDVFFYERGLVDYVEYLNKVRHAEVVNDEIIAFESEDTERKISLEVAMQWTTSYTENVFTYANTINTHEGGTHEEGFRAALTTLVNKYARANNLLKEKDDNLSGDDVREGLTAVISIKLGEPQFEGQTKTKLGNTEAKTFVQKVVGDQLGDWFGRNPIQAKNVIRKAIDAATARLAARKARETARRKSVFESAAMPDKLKDCTSKDPSISEIFLVEGDSAGGSAVQGRDPHTQAILALRGKILNVERARLDKALGNKEVQAMIQAFGTGIGEEFDIVKARYHKIVLMADADVDGQHITTLLLTLLFRYMRGLIEAGFVYLAMPPLYRLKWTNQPHEYVFSDAERDALLKHGLENGKRIPKDAGIQRYKGLGEMNAKELWETTMDHTTRTLRQVTIEDAAAADEIFSVLMGEDVESRRSFIQRNAKDVRFLDI, from the coding sequence ATGACGCCTGAATCCCCTGCTGACGAGACGGAATCCACCACCGGGGAGACCCCGGGCACCGAGAACAAGATCTCACCCAAGGTGAAGCAGCCCGGTGAGTACGGTGCCGACTCCATCCAGATCCTCGAGGGTCTCGAAGCAGTCCGCAAGCGCCCGGGTATGTACATCGGATCCACGGGGCCGCGTGGTCTGCACCACCTCGTGTACGAGATCGTCGACAACTCCGTCGACGAGGCCCTTGCCGGGTACGCCGACACGATCTTCGTGACGCTGCTCGAAGACGGCGGCGTCCGCGTGATCGACAACGGCCGCGGCATCCCCGTCGACCCGCACTCCTCCGACCCCACGAAGTCGACCGTCGAGGTCGTGCTGACGATCCTGCACGCCGGGGGAAAGTTCGGCGGCGGCGCCTACGCCGTCTCGGGTGGACTGCACGGCGTCGGCTCCTCGGTCGTGAACGCCCTGTCGACCCGGTTCGACGTCGAGGTCAAGCAGAAGGGCTTCGTCTGGCGGCACAGTTTCGCCGACGGCGGCGCGCCCCAGCAGCAGCTGGAGAAGGGCGAGCCCACCGACGAGACCGGAACGGCGATCACCTTCTGGCCGGATGCCGAGATCTTCACCGAGACCACGGATTTCGACTACGACACGCTGCGCACGCGCTTCCAGCAGATGGCGTTCCTCAACAAGGGACTCCGCATCGAGCTGTCCGACGAGCGCCCTGCCTCGGCCTACGAGGTCGAGGTCGAGGGTCAGGCGACCCTCACGCAGCCGAACGACGTGTTCTTCTACGAGCGCGGTCTCGTCGACTACGTCGAGTACCTCAACAAGGTGCGCCACGCCGAGGTCGTCAACGACGAGATCATCGCGTTCGAGTCCGAGGACACCGAGCGCAAGATCTCGCTCGAGGTCGCGATGCAGTGGACGACCTCGTACACCGAGAACGTCTTCACCTACGCGAACACCATCAACACGCATGAGGGCGGCACGCACGAAGAGGGCTTCCGTGCCGCACTCACCACGCTGGTGAACAAGTACGCCAGGGCGAACAACCTTCTCAAGGAGAAGGACGACAACCTCTCGGGCGACGACGTGCGCGAGGGACTCACCGCCGTCATCTCGATCAAGCTCGGCGAGCCCCAGTTCGAGGGGCAGACCAAGACGAAGCTGGGCAACACCGAGGCGAAGACCTTCGTGCAGAAGGTCGTCGGAGATCAGCTCGGCGACTGGTTCGGTCGCAACCCGATCCAGGCCAAGAACGTGATCCGCAAGGCGATCGACGCCGCGACCGCTCGTCTCGCAGCCCGCAAGGCGCGCGAGACCGCTCGCCGTAAGAGCGTGTTCGAGTCCGCCGCGATGCCCGACAAGCTCAAGGACTGCACCAGCAAGGACCCCTCGATCAGCGAGATCTTCCTCGTCGAGGGTGACTCGGCAGGTGGCTCCGCGGTGCAGGGCCGCGACCCGCACACGCAGGCGATCCTGGCTCTCCGAGGCAAGATCCTCAACGTCGAGCGCGCACGCCTCGACAAGGCCCTCGGCAACAAAGAGGTCCAGGCGATGATCCAGGCCTTCGGCACGGGCATCGGCGAAGAGTTCGACATCGTGAAGGCGCGCTATCACAAGATCGTGCTGATGGCCGATGCCGACGTCGACGGTCAGCACATCACGACGCTGCTGCTGACCCTGCTGTTCCGCTACATGCGCGGGCTCATCGAGGCCGGTTTCGTCTACCTCGCCATGCCGCCGCTGTACCGCCTCAAGTGGACCAACCAGCCCCACGAGTACGTGTTCAGCGACGCCGAGCGCGATGCGCTGCTCAAGCACGGACTCGAGAACGGCAAGCGGATCCCGAAGGACGCCGGCATCCAGCGCTACAAGGGTCTCGGCGAGATGAACGCCAAGGAGCTGTGGG
- a CDS encoding DciA family protein codes for MTDIAAVPAPETPETVATYLRLRGLAPSSKSWKRKRRIVTDDDNAPFTPGRDPGALGAVLDKLSRDSGWQKTLAREDLVRQWADLAGSDTAKHSEPVSLERGVLTVKCDSTAWAKNLQYMRGTILTEIGRRYPDAGVENLRFIGPDVPSWKWGPRVVPGRGPRDTYG; via the coding sequence ATGACTGATATCGCAGCCGTTCCGGCCCCCGAGACCCCGGAGACCGTCGCCACGTACCTGCGTCTGCGGGGCCTCGCGCCGAGTTCGAAGTCGTGGAAGCGCAAGCGGCGCATCGTCACGGATGACGACAACGCCCCTTTCACCCCTGGGCGCGATCCCGGAGCCCTCGGCGCAGTGCTCGACAAGCTCAGCCGGGACTCCGGCTGGCAGAAGACTCTGGCCCGCGAAGACCTGGTGCGTCAGTGGGCGGACCTGGCCGGATCCGACACCGCGAAGCACTCCGAGCCGGTCTCGCTCGAGCGCGGAGTGCTCACCGTGAAGTGCGATTCGACGGCGTGGGCGAAGAATCTCCAGTACATGCGCGGAACGATCCTCACCGAGATCGGTCGGCGGTATCCCGACGCCGGTGTCGAGAACCTCCGCTTCATCGGACCGGACGTACCCTCCTGGAAATGGGGCCCCAGAGTCGTTCCAGGACGGGGCCCACGCGATACCTACGGGTAG